From the Sulfurimonas sp. genome, the window TTCCAACACTTTCACTACCAACCTGTCTAATCTGATCACCGTCAGACTGTGTAACGTTGATCGAAACCAAGTGAGCTAATAGATTTAAGATTATCTCGTCATCACAAGCATTTGATCCATATTCAGCATTATAGTAACATTTATAAGTATTTTCATATAATGGAAGATATGTGTCAATCGCATCTGTATCTAGATTTGGAAACCTTGTTTTTAAATCATCTATTAGCGCCATGGTTAAACCTTATTTTTTAATCTCAATTAAATTACCAGCAATAGCATTTTTGATTTTACCGTGAGCAGCATCTTCTGATGATAGTTCAAATGTACTACCTTTAAAAGTCTGACCGTTAAAACCAAATGGACCTTTGATAAGTTTTTTAAATACTACTAGAGAACTTTCAACTTCATCTTCTGCTTCATCTTCTGTTTCAACTTCATCTTCTGTTTCAACTTCATCTTCTGTTTCAGACGACTCATCAGCACCATCTAATAATTCATCAAGCTCATATGTTTCAGCAGCTTCATCTGAACCTAAGATAAGATCTATTAGTTCATCTTCTTTTAATCTACTATAACCAGTTAAACCTAATTCTTTACATTTAGCTTT encodes:
- a CDS encoding Rho termination factor N-terminal domain-containing protein — translated: MSRDELKKLSTKQLKAKCKELGLTGYSRLKEDELIDLILGSDEAAETYELDELLDGADESSETEDEVETEDEVETEDEAEDEVESSLVVFKKLIKGPFGFNGQTFKGSTFELSSEDAAHGKIKNAIAGNLIEIKK
- a CDS encoding DUF4054 domain-containing protein, with amino-acid sequence MALIDDLKTRFPNLDTDAIDTYLPLYENTYKCYYNAEYGSNACDDEIILNLLAHLVSINVTQSDGDQIRQVGSESVGSVSTSYVANPLDNNDKFFTSTIYGQTFKMLTANNMGAYFV